One Sodalis praecaptivus DNA segment encodes these proteins:
- the gpt gene encoding xanthine phosphoribosyltransferase, with protein MSEKYVVTWDMLQIHARTMAKRLLPAEQWKGIIAVSRGGLVPGALLARELGIRHVDTVCIASYDHDNQRDLNVLKRAEGDGDGFIVVDDLVDTGGTAKAIREMYPKAYFVTIFAKPAGRPLVDDYIIDIPQNTWIEQPWDMGVVFVPPLAGK; from the coding sequence ATGAGCGAAAAATACGTCGTCACCTGGGACATGTTGCAAATCCATGCGCGCACCATGGCCAAACGCCTGCTGCCCGCTGAACAATGGAAAGGGATTATCGCGGTCAGCCGCGGCGGTCTGGTGCCGGGCGCATTGCTGGCCCGCGAGCTGGGCATCCGCCATGTGGATACCGTATGCATCGCCAGCTATGATCACGACAACCAGCGCGATTTGAACGTGTTGAAACGCGCGGAAGGGGACGGCGACGGGTTTATCGTGGTTGACGATCTGGTGGACACCGGCGGGACCGCCAAAGCGATTCGCGAGATGTACCCCAAGGCGTATTTTGTCACTATTTTCGCCAAACCGGCCGGCCGACCGCTGGTGGATGATTACATCATCGATATTCCGCAGAACACCTGGATTGAGCAGCCTTGGGATATGGGCGTGGTGTTTGTACCGCCGCTGGCGGGCAAATAG
- the pepD gene encoding beta-Ala-His dipeptidase, whose product MSDLSQLTPQPLWDIFANICAIPHPSYHEEALATHILQWAQGKGLFAERDQVGNILIRKPATPGYENRRPVAMQAHLDMVPQKNSDTTHDFTQDPIQPWIDGEWVKARGTTLGADNGIGMASALAVLADDSVEHGPLEVLLTMTEETGMEGAFGLQPGWLQSEILINTDSEEEGEIYMGCAGGVDFKTQLPLSRETAPAGYHKVRVALTGLRGGHSGGDIHLGLGNANKLLARFLADFCATLDIRLLDINGGTLRNAIPREAFAILALPREDVDTLRTQARAYLAMIESELAAVEKKPVLEVSDSQHDGQALTKACGDRLIALLHAMPNGVIRMSDDVKGVVETSLNVGVVSMDADKAEIRCLIRSLIDSGKLQVEGMLHALGRLAGATTVAKGSYPGWKPDANSPVMHVVRDTYRQLFNKTPNIQVIHAGLECGLFKKPYPDMDMVSIGPTITGPHSPDEQVHIASVGQYWTLLTALLKAIPVKA is encoded by the coding sequence GTGTCTGATTTGTCTCAACTTACGCCCCAGCCGCTGTGGGATATCTTCGCCAACATTTGCGCAATCCCACACCCGTCCTACCATGAGGAAGCGCTGGCCACGCATATCCTACAGTGGGCGCAGGGAAAGGGTCTGTTCGCCGAACGCGACCAGGTGGGCAATATCCTGATTCGCAAGCCGGCAACGCCGGGTTATGAAAATCGCCGTCCGGTGGCGATGCAGGCGCACCTGGATATGGTGCCGCAGAAAAACAGCGATACCACTCATGATTTCACCCAAGATCCCATCCAGCCTTGGATAGACGGTGAATGGGTCAAGGCGCGCGGCACGACGCTCGGCGCCGATAACGGTATCGGCATGGCGTCGGCCCTGGCGGTGCTGGCCGACGATAGCGTGGAACATGGTCCGCTGGAAGTGCTGCTGACCATGACCGAAGAAACCGGGATGGAAGGCGCTTTCGGCCTGCAGCCCGGTTGGCTACAGAGCGAGATCCTCATCAATACCGACTCCGAAGAGGAAGGCGAAATCTATATGGGCTGCGCCGGCGGCGTTGACTTCAAAACCCAGCTACCGCTCAGCCGCGAAACGGCGCCGGCCGGATATCACAAGGTGCGGGTGGCCTTGACGGGCTTAAGAGGCGGCCACTCCGGCGGCGATATCCATCTGGGGCTTGGCAACGCCAATAAGCTGCTGGCCCGCTTCCTGGCGGATTTTTGCGCTACGCTGGACATTCGTCTGCTGGATATTAATGGTGGAACGCTGCGCAACGCCATTCCGCGCGAAGCGTTTGCTATCCTGGCGCTGCCGCGCGAGGATGTCGACACCCTGCGCACCCAGGCGCGCGCCTATCTGGCGATGATTGAGAGCGAATTGGCGGCGGTCGAGAAAAAACCGGTGCTGGAGGTCAGCGACAGCCAGCATGACGGGCAGGCGCTGACCAAAGCCTGCGGCGACCGGCTTATCGCATTGCTCCATGCGATGCCGAACGGCGTTATTCGGATGAGCGATGACGTGAAAGGCGTCGTGGAAACCTCGCTAAACGTCGGCGTAGTGTCGATGGATGCCGACAAAGCCGAAATCCGCTGTCTTATTCGCTCGCTTATCGACAGCGGCAAGCTGCAAGTGGAAGGGATGCTGCATGCGCTGGGACGGCTGGCCGGCGCCACCACGGTTGCCAAGGGGAGCTATCCCGGATGGAAACCGGACGCCAACTCGCCGGTGATGCATGTGGTGCGCGATACCTATCGGCAGTTGTTTAACAAAACGCCCAATATTCAGGTCATCCATGCGGGTCTGGAATGCGGGCTGTTCAAAAAACCCTACCCCGATATGGATATGGTTTCCATCGGGCCGACCATTACCGGTCCGCATTCGCCGGATGAACAAGTGCATATCGCGAGCGTTGGCCAATACTGGACGCTGCTGACCGCGCTGCTAAAAGCGATCCCCGTCAAGGCGTGA
- the dinB gene encoding DNA polymerase IV, translated as MRKIIHVDMDCFFAAVEMRDNPHLRDIPLAIGGSADRRGVISTANYPARRYGVHSAMSTAMALKLCPHLTVIPGRMAVYKEASDHIRSIFARYTSLIEPLSLDEAFMDVTDSDCCEGSATLMARAIRQEIADELRLTASAGVAPVKFLAKIASDLNKPNGQYVITPAAMPAFLLQLPLAKIPGVGKVTAKKLGEMGLVTCADVQQFDLATLLRQFGKFGRVIWERSHGIDERQVSADRLRKSVGVERTLAQDITRWEACEEIIDHLYPELERRLARVRPDLQIARQGIKLKFADFQQTTQEHVWPRLNKTDLLAIARQAWEQRRGDRGVRLVGLHVTLMDPQLERQLLLNWEEERNSPPLGP; from the coding sequence ATGCGTAAAATCATACATGTCGATATGGACTGCTTTTTTGCCGCGGTCGAAATGCGCGATAATCCGCACCTGCGCGACATCCCGCTGGCCATCGGCGGCAGCGCCGATCGCCGCGGCGTCATCAGTACCGCCAATTATCCGGCGCGGCGCTATGGCGTGCATAGCGCTATGTCCACAGCCATGGCGCTAAAACTCTGCCCCCATCTCACCGTAATCCCCGGCCGCATGGCGGTGTATAAAGAGGCGTCGGATCATATCCGCTCCATTTTCGCCCGCTATACCTCGCTCATTGAGCCGCTGTCGCTGGATGAGGCGTTTATGGACGTTACCGACAGCGATTGCTGCGAGGGTTCCGCCACCCTAATGGCGCGCGCCATCCGTCAGGAGATTGCCGATGAGCTGCGGCTAACGGCCTCAGCGGGCGTGGCGCCGGTTAAGTTTTTAGCGAAAATCGCCTCCGATCTCAATAAACCCAACGGCCAATATGTCATTACCCCTGCCGCCATGCCGGCGTTCTTGCTGCAACTGCCGCTGGCGAAAATCCCGGGCGTCGGCAAGGTGACCGCCAAAAAACTCGGCGAGATGGGGCTTGTCACCTGCGCCGACGTGCAGCAATTTGATTTGGCGACGCTACTGCGCCAATTTGGCAAATTCGGCCGGGTAATTTGGGAACGCTCGCACGGCATTGATGAACGGCAAGTGTCCGCCGACCGGCTGCGCAAGTCGGTCGGCGTCGAACGCACCCTGGCGCAAGATATCACCCGCTGGGAGGCGTGCGAGGAGATTATCGACCACCTCTACCCCGAGCTGGAGCGGCGCCTCGCCCGGGTGCGTCCCGACCTACAGATTGCCCGTCAAGGTATTAAACTCAAGTTCGCCGATTTTCAGCAGACGACGCAAGAGCATGTCTGGCCGCGGCTTAATAAAACGGATCTGCTAGCCATCGCGCGTCAGGCCTGGGAACAGCGCCGCGGCGATCGCGGCGTTCGGCTGGTGGGGTTACATGTCACGTTAATGGATCCGCAGCTGGAACGTCAATTGCTGCTGAATTGGGAAGAGGAGCGGAACTCCCCCCCTTTAGGCCCGTAG
- the dpaA gene encoding peptidoglycan meso-diaminopimelic acid protein amidase, whose product MRRFALLLAMLFLFPAYGYASDQAKVGQELKQQLLGSPVFIQVFKEERILELYAKMGNAYHLVDSFQICKFSGGLGPKRREGDFMSPEGFYAIDTRNLNPNSHYYRAINIGFPNDYDRAQGYSGAKLMIHGDCRSIGCYAMTDTSIAEIYRYVEDALLNGQAQVKINIFPFRMTPANMQRHHYSANYKFWSQLQPGYAYFAEHHQPPAVSVVNGQYVISAPLMLQSGAPVVSQFALAKPE is encoded by the coding sequence ATGCGCAGATTCGCGCTGCTGTTGGCGATGCTTTTTTTATTCCCGGCGTACGGCTACGCCAGCGATCAGGCAAAAGTCGGCCAGGAACTTAAGCAACAATTATTAGGCTCACCGGTATTTATTCAGGTCTTTAAAGAAGAGCGTATCTTGGAACTTTATGCCAAGATGGGCAACGCCTACCATCTAGTGGACAGCTTTCAAATTTGCAAGTTTTCCGGCGGTCTGGGTCCGAAACGGCGCGAAGGTGATTTCATGAGCCCGGAGGGCTTTTACGCCATTGATACCCGTAATCTGAATCCTAACAGTCATTATTATCGCGCTATTAATATCGGATTCCCCAATGATTACGACCGGGCACAGGGTTATTCGGGCGCTAAGCTGATGATTCACGGCGATTGCCGCTCAATCGGCTGCTATGCCATGACCGATACCTCTATCGCGGAAATTTATCGCTATGTGGAAGATGCGTTGCTCAATGGCCAGGCGCAGGTAAAAATTAATATTTTTCCGTTTCGCATGACGCCGGCAAATATGCAGCGCCACCACTATTCGGCCAATTATAAATTTTGGAGCCAGCTACAGCCCGGCTACGCCTATTTCGCTGAACATCATCAGCCGCCGGCGGTGTCGGTAGTCAACGGGCAATATGTGATAAGCGCCCCGCTGATGCTGCAAAGCGGCGCGCCGGTCGTGTCACAATTCGCGCTCGCCAAGCCGGAATAA
- a CDS encoding class II glutamine amidotransferase — protein MCELLGMSANVPTDICFSFSGLVQRGGGTGPHKDGWGITFYEGLGCRTFKDPLPSIDSPIARLVQDYPIKSCAVVSHIRQANRGRVALENTHPFTRELWGRHWTFAHNGQLRGYRTLKTGNFRPVGQTDSEQAFCWLLARLAERYPQTPRHWPSVFRYIAGLADSLRQKGIFNMLLSDGCYVMGYCSSNLYWITRRAPFGKATLLDQDVEIDFQKQTTPNDVVTVIATQPLTGNETWQRVAPGEWVLFRLGEREL, from the coding sequence ATGTGTGAATTACTCGGCATGAGCGCTAATGTACCAACGGATATTTGTTTCAGTTTTTCCGGCCTGGTGCAGCGCGGCGGCGGGACCGGACCGCACAAGGACGGCTGGGGAATCACCTTTTATGAGGGATTGGGCTGCCGTACGTTCAAAGATCCGTTGCCCAGTATCGACTCGCCCATCGCCCGTTTGGTGCAGGATTATCCTATCAAATCCTGCGCGGTGGTCTCCCATATTCGCCAGGCTAATCGCGGCAGGGTAGCGCTTGAGAATACCCACCCGTTTACCCGCGAACTCTGGGGCCGTCACTGGACCTTTGCCCACAATGGCCAGTTGCGCGGCTATCGGACGCTGAAAACCGGCAATTTTCGTCCGGTGGGGCAGACCGATAGCGAGCAGGCGTTTTGCTGGCTGCTGGCGCGCCTGGCGGAACGCTACCCGCAAACGCCGCGCCACTGGCCCTCGGTGTTTCGCTATATTGCCGGTTTAGCGGATTCACTGCGGCAAAAAGGGATTTTCAATATGCTGCTGTCCGACGGCTGCTACGTCATGGGGTATTGTTCAAGCAACCTTTATTGGATAACCCGGCGCGCGCCGTTCGGCAAAGCCACTTTGCTCGATCAGGATGTGGAAATCGATTTTCAAAAGCAGACCACGCCCAATGACGTGGTCACGGTGATAGCCACCCAGCCGCTGACCGGTAACGAAACCTGGCAGCGGGTAGCGCCGGGGGAATGGGTATTATTCCGGCTTGGCGAGCGCGAATTGTGA
- the lpcA gene encoding D-sedoheptulose 7-phosphate isomerase, which produces MYQDLIRNELNEALQTLQNFLSDERHIQSIEDAAKLIADTFKAGGKVLSCGNGGSHCDAMHFAEELTGRYRENRPGYPAIAISDPSHLSCVSNDFGYEQVFSRYVEAVGNRGDVLVGISTSGNSANIIRAIDAARAKGMRVIVLTGKEGGNMAGSADVEIRVPHFGYADRIQEIHIKAIHILILLIEKEMAAQG; this is translated from the coding sequence ATGTATCAGGATTTGATCCGCAACGAACTTAACGAAGCCCTGCAAACGCTGCAAAATTTCCTTAGCGACGAGCGCCATATCCAGTCTATTGAAGATGCGGCCAAATTGATTGCCGATACTTTCAAAGCCGGCGGCAAAGTGCTTTCCTGCGGCAACGGCGGTTCCCACTGCGACGCGATGCATTTTGCCGAAGAATTAACCGGCCGCTATCGCGAAAACCGCCCGGGCTATCCCGCTATCGCCATTTCCGACCCCAGCCATCTCTCCTGCGTGAGCAACGATTTTGGTTATGAGCAGGTCTTTTCCCGTTATGTAGAAGCGGTGGGCAATCGGGGCGATGTCCTGGTCGGTATTTCCACCTCCGGCAACTCGGCGAACATTATCCGCGCCATTGACGCCGCGCGCGCCAAAGGGATGCGGGTTATCGTCCTGACCGGCAAAGAGGGCGGTAACATGGCCGGCAGCGCGGATGTAGAAATCCGTGTCCCCCATTTCGGTTATGCCGATCGCATCCAGGAAATCCATATCAAGGCCATTCATATTCTAATACTGCTCATCGAGAAAGAAATGGCGGCACAGGGGTAA
- a CDS encoding YceI family protein — MIMMKKTLLPLALGLLLASGIAQAKTETYHLDPNHTSLVFSWNHFGFSNPTANFSAITGTIVLDDAAIANAKVDVTIPVKTVDTHVQALNDEFQGAEYFDQKQYPNATFHSTKIVSKGDNRYQVFGDLTIKGISRPVILDAVLNKQGEHPMAKKAAVGFNATTTIKRSEFKMGQFVPNVSDDITISISTEALVK; from the coding sequence ATGATTATGATGAAAAAGACGTTGTTACCGCTGGCCCTCGGGCTACTGCTGGCTTCGGGTATCGCCCAGGCAAAAACGGAAACCTACCATCTGGATCCCAATCATACTTCGCTGGTGTTCTCGTGGAATCATTTCGGATTTTCCAACCCCACCGCCAACTTTTCCGCTATTACCGGTACTATTGTGTTGGATGATGCGGCCATCGCGAATGCCAAAGTGGATGTCACGATACCGGTTAAAACCGTGGATACCCATGTGCAGGCGCTGAACGATGAATTCCAAGGCGCGGAGTATTTTGATCAGAAACAGTACCCCAACGCGACTTTTCATAGCACCAAAATCGTCAGCAAAGGCGACAATCGCTATCAAGTTTTTGGCGATCTGACCATTAAGGGCATCAGCCGTCCGGTGATATTGGATGCGGTACTGAATAAACAGGGCGAGCATCCGATGGCCAAAAAAGCCGCCGTGGGTTTCAATGCCACCACCACCATCAAGCGTTCAGAGTTTAAAATGGGGCAGTTCGTGCCCAACGTCAGCGATGACATCACCATCAGCATTTCGACGGAAGCGCTGGTCAAATAA
- a CDS encoding pyridoxal phosphate-dependent aminotransferase: MSTPLIPQSKLPALGTTIFTQMSALAQRHQAINLSQGFPDFDGPDYLKSRLAWHVSQGANQYAPMTGVAPLREAIADKTAELYGWRPDAEAEVTVTAGATEALFAAISALVRPGDEVICFDPSYDSYGPAVELAGGVMRRIALQPPAFRVDWAQFGEILSDRTRLVILNTPHNPSASVWQADDFQQLWQAIAAREIYVLSDEVYEHICFAPGGHQSVLAHDGLRQRAIAVSSFGKTYHMTGWKVGYCVAPPALSAEVRKIHQYLTFAVNTPAQLALADMLRQEPAHWQTLSAFYRQRRDHLVQALAPSRLKLLPCEGTYFLLADYSAVSDKDDVAFCQWLTTQVGVAAIPLSVFCAAPFPHKLIRLCFAKGDQTLDAAAERLCRL, from the coding sequence ATGAGTACCCCGCTTATCCCGCAAAGTAAACTCCCCGCCCTGGGCACCACCATCTTTACCCAGATGAGCGCGCTGGCGCAACGCCATCAGGCGATTAACCTGTCCCAGGGTTTTCCCGATTTTGACGGTCCCGACTATTTGAAATCCCGGCTGGCCTGGCACGTCAGCCAGGGCGCCAATCAATATGCCCCTATGACCGGCGTTGCGCCGCTGCGCGAAGCCATCGCCGATAAAACGGCAGAGCTCTACGGCTGGCGTCCCGACGCCGAGGCCGAGGTGACGGTCACCGCCGGCGCGACCGAGGCGCTGTTTGCCGCCATCAGCGCGCTGGTGCGCCCGGGGGATGAAGTGATCTGTTTCGATCCCAGCTATGACAGCTACGGGCCGGCGGTCGAGCTGGCCGGCGGCGTCATGCGCCGCATCGCGCTGCAACCCCCGGCGTTTCGCGTTGACTGGGCGCAATTCGGCGAAATACTGAGCGATCGCACCCGATTGGTCATCCTCAATACGCCGCATAACCCCTCGGCCAGCGTCTGGCAGGCGGACGATTTTCAGCAGCTGTGGCAGGCCATCGCCGCACGGGAAATCTACGTATTGAGCGATGAAGTCTACGAACATATCTGCTTTGCCCCCGGCGGCCATCAGAGCGTGCTGGCGCATGACGGCCTGCGCCAGCGCGCCATCGCCGTCTCCTCCTTCGGCAAGACTTACCATATGACCGGTTGGAAAGTCGGCTATTGCGTGGCGCCGCCGGCCCTGAGCGCCGAGGTGCGCAAGATTCATCAATACCTGACCTTTGCGGTCAATACGCCCGCGCAGCTGGCTCTCGCCGATATGCTTCGCCAGGAGCCGGCGCACTGGCAGACGTTGTCGGCGTTCTACCGCCAGCGGCGCGACCACCTGGTACAGGCGCTGGCGCCCAGCCGGCTGAAACTGCTGCCCTGTGAAGGCACCTATTTCCTGCTGGCGGATTACAGCGCCGTTTCCGATAAAGACGACGTGGCCTTTTGTCAGTGGCTCACCACCCAGGTCGGCGTGGCCGCCATTCCGTTATCGGTATTCTGCGCCGCCCCCTTCCCGCATAAACTGATTCGCCTGTGCTTTGCCAAAGGCGACCAGACGCTGGATGCCGCCGCGGAGCGCTTATGTCGACTTTAG
- a CDS encoding amidohydrolase produces the protein MSTLALSLLQQPLVWMDGEANLAHFDRLLAPIDDQDLIVLPEMFTTGFAMEAAGNALPETRVVAWLAQWSRRTGAMVGGSAAIATPAGAVNRFLLVQPDGVTYRYDKRHLFRMADEHHHYQAGQERVVVDWRGWRILPQVCYDLRFPLWSRNQQDYDLALYVANWPAPRAAHWQTLLAARAIENQAYVAGCNRVGSDGNQHHYSGNSLIIDPQGAVLAQAEPGAAACLQARLSLATLRQYREAFPAWRDADRFSLKP, from the coding sequence ATGTCGACTTTAGCGCTGAGTCTGCTACAACAGCCGCTGGTCTGGATGGACGGCGAGGCGAACCTGGCCCACTTTGACCGTTTGCTGGCGCCGATCGACGACCAGGATCTGATTGTGCTGCCGGAAATGTTTACCACCGGTTTTGCCATGGAAGCGGCCGGCAATGCCCTGCCAGAAACGCGCGTAGTGGCGTGGCTGGCGCAATGGTCGCGGCGCACCGGCGCGATGGTAGGCGGCAGCGCGGCCATCGCCACCCCGGCTGGCGCGGTGAATCGTTTCTTACTGGTGCAGCCCGACGGCGTGACGTACCGCTATGATAAACGTCATCTGTTCAGAATGGCCGACGAGCATCACCATTATCAGGCCGGCCAGGAACGGGTGGTGGTGGACTGGCGCGGCTGGCGCATTTTACCGCAGGTGTGTTATGACCTGCGCTTCCCGCTCTGGTCGCGCAATCAGCAGGACTACGATTTGGCGCTCTACGTAGCCAACTGGCCCGCGCCACGCGCCGCTCATTGGCAAACGCTGCTGGCGGCGCGCGCCATCGAAAACCAAGCCTACGTCGCCGGCTGCAACCGCGTAGGCAGCGACGGCAATCAGCATCATTATAGCGGCAACAGCCTGATCATCGACCCCCAGGGAGCGGTGCTGGCGCAGGCCGAACCGGGCGCGGCGGCCTGCCTGCAGGCCCGCCTGTCGTTGGCGACGCTGCGCCAATACCGGGAAGCATTTCCAGCCTGGCGCGATGCTGACCGTTTCAGCCTGAAGCCGTAA
- the puuE gene encoding allantoinase PuuE: MSDATENKSFAFNANYPRDLIGYAGKPPHAGWPGQARIAVQFVLNYEEGAESHVLHGDAGSEQFLSDIIGAASYPERHMSMDSLYEYGSRAGFWRIHQEFSRRGLPLTVFGVAMALARNPAVVEAIKAADYDVVSHGWRWLHYQGVDAKTERQHMQQAVNVLTQLFGTPPRGWYTGHDSPNTRRLVVEQEGFQYDSDYYGDDLPFWTQVTRQDGTVKPHLIIPYTLEANDMRFTTPQGFNSGDQFFTYLRDSFDVLYAEGETSPKMLSIGMHGRILGRPGRFRALQRFLDYIQQHERVWICRRQDIADHWIAHHPYKEAQPAQEG; the protein is encoded by the coding sequence ATGAGTGACGCGACCGAGAACAAAAGTTTCGCTTTCAACGCCAATTACCCGCGCGATCTTATCGGTTATGCCGGAAAGCCCCCGCATGCCGGCTGGCCTGGGCAGGCCCGTATCGCGGTGCAATTTGTCCTGAATTATGAAGAAGGGGCCGAAAGTCATGTTCTGCATGGGGACGCGGGTTCCGAACAGTTCCTTTCCGATATCATTGGCGCCGCCAGTTATCCGGAAAGACACATGTCGATGGATTCGCTCTATGAATACGGCTCCCGGGCCGGTTTTTGGCGGATCCACCAGGAGTTCAGCCGCCGCGGTCTGCCGTTGACCGTTTTTGGCGTAGCCATGGCGCTGGCGCGCAACCCGGCGGTGGTGGAGGCCATCAAAGCGGCTGACTATGATGTGGTGAGCCACGGCTGGCGCTGGCTGCATTATCAGGGGGTCGACGCCAAAACCGAACGGCAACATATGCAGCAGGCGGTGAACGTGTTGACGCAACTATTTGGCACACCGCCGCGGGGTTGGTATACCGGCCACGACAGCCCTAACACCCGACGGTTGGTGGTTGAGCAGGAGGGGTTCCAATACGACAGCGATTATTACGGCGACGATCTGCCGTTCTGGACGCAGGTAACCCGGCAGGACGGCACGGTCAAACCGCATTTGATCATCCCCTATACGTTGGAGGCGAACGATATGCGCTTCACCACGCCCCAGGGATTCAACAGCGGCGATCAGTTCTTCACCTATCTGCGGGACAGCTTTGACGTGCTCTACGCCGAAGGAGAGACGTCGCCGAAGATGCTTTCCATCGGCATGCACGGCCGGATTTTGGGCCGTCCGGGACGTTTTCGCGCGCTCCAGCGGTTTCTCGATTATATTCAGCAGCACGAACGGGTATGGATTTGCCGCCGCCAGGATATCGCCGATCACTGGATTGCCCATCATCCCTACAAGGAAGCGCAACCGGCGCAGGAAGGATAA
- the dnaQ gene encoding DNA polymerase III subunit epsilon, giving the protein MSTDITRQIVLDTETTGMNKLGVHYEGHRIIEIGAVEVINRRLTGRHFHVYLKPDRLVDPEAFNVHGISDEFLADKPTFADVADEFLQFIRGGELVIHNAPFDIGFMDYEFAMLNRGIAKTDTFCKVTDSLLLARKMFPGKRNSLDALCDRYLIDNSKRTLHGALLDAEILADVFLLMTGGQTAMRFAMEGEQEQREVGDTVQIQRVQRAQTSLKIVYASDEEVVAHEQRLDLVQKKGGSCLWREDSPAQNE; this is encoded by the coding sequence ATGAGCACTGACATTACGCGACAGATTGTTCTGGATACTGAAACCACCGGCATGAACAAGTTGGGTGTCCACTACGAAGGACACCGAATTATCGAAATTGGCGCGGTGGAGGTCATTAATCGCCGCCTGACCGGTCGGCACTTCCACGTCTATCTGAAACCGGACCGTCTGGTAGACCCTGAAGCGTTCAATGTCCACGGCATCAGCGACGAGTTTCTAGCCGATAAACCCACGTTTGCCGACGTGGCGGATGAATTTTTACAATTCATACGCGGCGGCGAATTGGTCATTCATAACGCCCCCTTCGATATCGGCTTTATGGACTATGAGTTTGCGATGCTTAATCGCGGTATCGCTAAAACCGACACCTTTTGCAAGGTGACGGACAGCCTGCTGCTGGCGCGCAAAATGTTCCCCGGGAAGCGCAATAGTCTGGACGCGTTGTGCGACCGCTATCTGATCGATAACAGTAAGCGTACGCTGCACGGCGCTTTGCTCGACGCCGAAATCCTGGCGGACGTTTTCTTGTTGATGACCGGCGGCCAGACCGCCATGCGTTTTGCGATGGAAGGGGAGCAAGAGCAGCGCGAGGTGGGCGACACCGTGCAAATTCAGCGGGTGCAGCGCGCCCAAACGTCGCTGAAAATCGTTTACGCCAGCGATGAGGAAGTCGTAGCCCATGAGCAGCGGTTGGATCTGGTGCAGAAAAAGGGCGGTAGCTGTCTGTGGCGGGAAGACAGCCCTGCACAAAACGAATAA
- the rnhA gene encoding ribonuclease HI, whose amino-acid sequence MRKQVEIFTDGSCLGNPGPGGYGAILRYKQHEKTFSAGYRLTTNNRMELMAAIVALEALTDACEVVLSTDSQYVRQGITQWIHNWKKRGWKTAEKKPVKNVDLWQRLDAAIQPHTLRWDWVKGHAGHPENERCDELARTAAGHPALEDIGYRVEAQTGGGRAD is encoded by the coding sequence ATGCGCAAACAGGTTGAAATTTTCACCGACGGTTCGTGCCTGGGTAATCCCGGCCCCGGCGGCTATGGCGCAATCTTGCGCTATAAACAGCATGAAAAAACCTTCAGCGCCGGTTATCGCCTGACCACCAACAACCGTATGGAGTTGATGGCGGCCATCGTCGCGCTGGAAGCGCTGACGGACGCCTGCGAGGTCGTGCTCAGCACCGACAGCCAGTACGTCCGTCAAGGGATTACCCAATGGATTCATAACTGGAAAAAACGCGGCTGGAAAACCGCCGAGAAGAAACCGGTGAAAAACGTCGATTTATGGCAGCGGCTGGACGCAGCCATTCAGCCTCATACCCTGCGCTGGGATTGGGTAAAGGGTCATGCGGGCCATCCGGAAAACGAACGCTGCGACGAACTGGCGCGCACCGCCGCCGGCCATCCGGCTTTGGAGGACATCGGCTATCGGGTGGAAGCGCAAACGGGCGGCGGCCGGGCGGATTAA